The region TATGTACTAAAACCTATTGATATTTACAAACTAGAAGAGTGTTTAATAAAAGCTATAGAACCTAAAGTATTAAGAGAAGAATTAATAGAGAAAAATAAAAAACTTGAGATTGAGATTAAAAAAAATGAAGAAAAACAAAAAGTTATGGAAGCTCAATCAAGATTTGCAGCAATGGGTGAAATGATAAGTATGATTGCCCACCAATGGAGACAACCTTTAGCTTCTATTGGTACAGCTTCATTTAATCTAAAATATAAACTCTTATCAGGAAAATTTGATTTAGAAACAAAACAAGGAAGAGATGAACAATCTGAATTTTTTACTAACAAACTTGATGAGATAGAGTTTTATGTACAAAATTTAACTACAACAATTGATGATTTTAGAAACTTTTATAAAACAGATAAAATTTTAGTTTTAGAAAACATAGAAAAACCTATAAAAAATGCTTTAAAAATCATTCAAAAAGATTTACAAACAAATAATATAGAAGTTATCCTTGATTTTAAAAGTGAAAAGAAAATCAATATTTATGAGAATGAAATAATTCATGTAATCATCAATTTACTAAAAAATGCACAAGATAAATTTTTAGAAAAAGAGATAAAAAATTCAAAAATTGAAGTGAAAACTGAAGATATAGATAATGGTATTAAAATAGAAATTTATGATAATGGTGGAGGAATAGAGGAAAAAAATATCGATTTTATTTTTGAACCATATTTCTCAACAAAAAAAGAAAAAAATGGCACAGGTATTGGTCTTTATATGTCAAAAATAATTATAGAAAAGAATCATCATGGGCAAATCTATGTAACTAATACCAAAGATGGAGTTACTTTTTCTATAATCTTGGAATGCGTGTGATATAATTATTAAAATATTTTGGAGTCGTTATTTGAGGTTTGTTTTTTTTATTTTTATTTTTTTAAATATTTTATATGCAGATTCTTCTGCACTTACTGAAGATGAAAAGCTATGGCTAGAGAATAATGAAATAAAAATAGGTGTATCTGAACTTTATCCTTTAACTTATATAAATAAAGATAATAAAATTGATGGATTTGTAAGTGATATACTAAAAAATATAATAAAAAAATATAATATAAAAATAAAACCTATAAAAGTTAAACAAGAACAAATTCCTTTAGCAATAAAAGAGGAAACAATTGATTTAGCACCAATGATTAATAATGATAGTATTGAAAATGATTTAGGAGTATATTCTTCAGAAATTTTACAAATCAAAAGAATTTTATTTGTTAGAAAAGAAGATAATAAAATCAACTCTTTTAGTGATTTAATAAATAAAAAAGTTGCAGTAGTAAATCAATTAGGTACAATTCCTAATTTAAAAGAGAAATTATCCAATATAAAAGTTGAAAGAACTAATAATATGAAAGAGTCTGTTCAAAAACTTTTAGCAGGAGAAGTTGATGCACTTATTGCTTCACCAATTATTATTCAAGAATATTTAGAAAACAATTTAATCATTGATCTAAAAGCTATCCCATCTATAAGTTTTCAACCATCAAAACTATTTATTTTTACAAGCAAAAATAAAATATATCTTCAATCAATTTTAGAAAAAGGATTAAATTCAATTTCTATAAAAGAGGAAAAAGAGCTTTTTGATAAATGGTTTTTAAAAGATTTAGCAAATTTACCTATAATTTTCACAAAAGATGAGATAGATTATTTAGATAAAAAATCC is a window of Halarcobacter sp. DNA encoding:
- a CDS encoding hybrid sensor histidine kinase/response regulator — protein: MINNKILENITVLYAEDESIIQKGITETLNLFEIDVICAKDGQEGLSIFKSGEKKIDLILTDIKMPKLDGLEMIKKIREIDKDIPVIVTTAHQETTYLMQSIELNISSYVLKPIDIYKLEECLIKAIEPKVLREELIEKNKKLEIEIKKNEEKQKVMEAQSRFAAMGEMISMIAHQWRQPLASIGTASFNLKYKLLSGKFDLETKQGRDEQSEFFTNKLDEIEFYVQNLTTTIDDFRNFYKTDKILVLENIEKPIKNALKIIQKDLQTNNIEVILDFKSEKKINIYENEIIHVIINLLKNAQDKFLEKEIKNSKIEVKTEDIDNGIKIEIYDNGGGIEEKNIDFIFEPYFSTKKEKNGTGIGLYMSKIIIEKNHHGQIYVTNTKDGVTFSIILECV